ACCCGTCATTTCCCAGCTTCCCCACATCTACCAGTCTCTTGGTCTCGACTACGACGAGCGAGTCCTGCCCTCCATTGGTAACGAGGTGCTCAAGTCTATTGTCGCTCAATTCGATGCCGCCGAGCTCATTACCCAGCGAGAGGTTGTTTCCGCCCGAATTCGAGAGGATCTTGTCAAGCGAGCCGGTGAGTTCAACATTGCCCTCGAGGATGTCTCCATTACCCACATGACCTTCGGAAAGGAGTTCACCAAGGCCGTTGAGCAGAAGCAAATTGCCCAGCAGGATGCCGAGCGAGCCCGATTCATCgtcgagaaggccgagcaGGAGCGACAAGCCGCCGTTATCCGAGCTGAGGGAGAAGCCGAGTCCGCCGAGGCCATTTCCAAGGCTCTTGAGAAGGCCGGTGATGGTCTGCTCTTGATTCGACGAATCGAGGcctccaaggagattgccacCACTCTTGCCCAGTCCAACAACGTCACTTACCTGCCCAAGGGAGGCAACGGATCCAATGGCGCTTCCTCTGGCaactctcttcttctcaacgTCGGAAGATAATTGTATATAGATATTTTGTAACTAAACTTGACACACTGAATGATAGGTTTTGATGATTTCGatgcaagtacaagtagcgccactggtactcgtagtgTAGCGATAGCGTGTCCAGATGTTGGTTATAATATTTGTGGTCGTGGAACACCAGACTTTATGAAGTGCATTCGTACCATAAAGCTACAACTATGAAAGAATATTAATAATAATTGGGAGCCTGACAAAAGAGTCCCTTTGCAATATAGGAATATTGACTCTACGATACTCCTGTCTCTTGTACCGTTTGTTGTGTTGTCCACATTGTCCACCCCAGCTGCTTCACTCACTCACACCATGAAAGTTCGAAAATGCAGGACAGGAATAATTATTTCTGGGTGTCGTCTGGGAGTCTGACACAACACCATACGTCATGTTATCGGTATATGCTGACCAGCACCGGGAGGCGCCGTTCCCGAAAAAGGCATACAAAGCTGAGCTTCAAAAAACTACGGAAAACGCAGGACTAGGCCTACAGGTGTCCGAATTCCTGAGCGAGGCTGAGATCATCCACTCGCTCTATTACCGGTACCGAAATGCCCACCATTGCGCCGAATGGTTCAGGCCTTTCTCGATGTTACATCGACGGGTATCCCAGGTTGCAAACTGGATTGTTGACTTGCACAAAGCCACCAAGAAGCGTGCTCCTCGACTGATCACTGCTATCAAGATATCGatccagaagatccagaccaGGTACCTCCAGCCTGCCTTTTGGAGCTTCTACAGCGTCCTGGCTCTAGGACAATACGTCACAGTTGGATTTGCATTGCTAGGAACCGTGGCAAGGATTGCCAGCCTTTTAGCACAAGTTCACCCGATACCCAGGACAGTAGGAAAGGTACTCGATGCAGCTGTTAAAAAGGGAGCTGAGGTCATGTCCGATGATATCGGTGAGGTTCTAGTTAGGGTCACATCTGAGAAGCCTGCAAAATctgacaagatcaagaagatgaCCAAAAGCACAGTTACTAAGACTACCACGGGAGGAAAGAAGCTGCTTAAGAACATGGACATCGACGATATCTTCTcgaccaagaagaagaccaagaaaaaCATAGAGAAGCCTAGGGTTGTTGAAGAGAATGTTGAAGAAAGTATTATCACAAATGATGATATTGAGGATAATTCTATGCTGACTGAGCCAGCGCcgaaggccaagaaggtcaaggtggccaaggtggAAAACTTCTTTGAGGAatccaaggacaagaagaagaagaatcCTGCTTCTCTAGACGATAGTCTGGAGCCtccgaagaagaagaagaagatacTGGATTCAACAGACGGcatgaagaaaaagaagaaaaagtcTAAGAAGAATGCCATCGACGATATCTTTGGCTAACCGCATACCCATATTTAATCATTGCATTTATTAACACTGTACACACTGCATCTGGCGTAGGTGACCCTTGAGAAGTATCAGGCTCATATTGTATTGtaacatttttttttacaaGTGTTGTGTGTATCATTGTGGTTCTCATTGTATGCACTTCATTAAATTACTGATTCATCGAACTATTTACATGGAACCTACAGAGAGGTTCCCTCCAAAAAATGCTTTGCCCAGTTGGGCAGCACAAATGATGCCTCGTGGATTTCCTTGTTATAGTATCTGACCAGACTGGACTCTTCCTCTTGAGTCCACTGTCGCTTGGGGATCTTGAGATTGGTCGGCTTCTTACTGCAGACCATCAGACCCAGCTGGCCAGAGGTGTAAGTGGGCAACAGAGCAGCGCAGTATTCCACAGATGCGAAAACACCCTTGCAGATGTCACGGAGTTGCTTGACAAACTTGAAGTTGAGCCAGACGTTCTCCGAAGACTGGGTGATAACAATACCGTCATCATTGAGGGCGGTGTGCAAAAGCTGAAAATACTCGCGCTGGAAGAACTTTTCAGCAGGGCCATCGGGGTCCGAAGAGTCagtgatgatgacgtcGTACTTCTCATCACTCCGGGCAACTTCTCGGATGAACTCGAAACCGTCTCTGATATGAACTGTGACCTTGGTGTTATCGAAACCTACGGCCATGTTGGGGAGATACTTCTTGGAGAGCTCGATGACGCTCTCGTCAATCTCACACAAATGTGCAGCCTCCACAGACTCATGCTTAACGATTTCTCTGAgaactccaccatctccgcCTCCAATAACCAGCACTCTCTTGGGACACTCATGCGACATCATGGCTACATGGCAAATCATCTCCTGGTACGCAAACTCATCTCGCTCAGACACCTGTACCACTccatccagaaccagcACATTTCCGTACTCCGTGGATCGAAACACAAGAACATCCTGGAACTCGCTCTGCGAAACATGCAAAATTTCCTCGACCTTCAGCATCAGGCCCTGGCCTGGAAAAGAGTCGGAAACTTCAGTGAACCAAgagtctgtgttagtattGATCAGATGCGcaaccagagagcctaCGGTGGTTTCTGACACTCATTCAGCCGTGGTACTTCACTCTGAGTCAGGTCTGATCTGTAGGCCTCATCTTGAGGCACTTCGGTATTGCGCCCACGAACCCCCTCCAACGCAAATACTCACTCTTAATACTGGCGTGTTCTAGTTGCTTGACCGTCATGATTTCTGCGTGCAAGGAACCGTCAGGAGTCTCAGAATGGGGATATAGAAAATAATTTAGGTCCAGAAAAGAGTGCAGTGAAGTTGCATGAAAACTCAACTGTATATCCATGAGGCATGTTCCAGGCAGGTCAACCCGCCATGTCCACCTTGTGAGAGGATAACAGAGCCTTTCTGATATTTTTGATAGAGAAAGCACTTAAGTTAGAATAATGATCCGGCAACGATCTCTTTGTACTCGCACGAACAATTTTTACATCCAGTCCTGGACACATCTTCCATACAAGATTTTTCTCTCGGCAATTTTTTGCGCCGCACTAAAAGTCAGATAGAGATGATAACAATTAGAGttgccacgtgaccaaaagGGGTGATTTTTGATCCTGACAATTACTCATCTTGCTCATTAGAACCAGCCCTTGTACCATTTTTCCGTCGTCCTAACACCTGTGGCTCACTAATGTGGTGCTATTTCCAATCCCAAGTCGGATTACGTAATTCATGCAGGATGCCAAAATTTATCTGAATCTTAATCGGAATGATTTATTCACACAACTGAGGCCCTAACGAGTGTTCAAAGTCGCCCAATGAAGCATCCTTATCACATCGTGTCTCTTTCTCCTGACGGAAAGACCATGTACGCCGCTGCTGCGCGACAGGTGGATCGAATCTGCCTCGAGACCGGCGAGTGCAAGTCCACTGTCGTTGAGGAGTCTGCCACTCGAACAACCACCAAAACCGGAGAtaagcctgctgctgccaaacGAACCAAGTACCTGCCTACGTCTGTGTCTCATGTCAGATCTCTGCAACTTTCCAAGGGCGGAAAGTATCTGCTGGCCACCACAGACGAGACCAAGTCTCTTGTTCTGCTTGATCCCACAACCCTTGAAGTGATCAAGAAGGTGCAATACCCCAAGAGACCCAGCGCTGTCGCTACTGACAAGGAGGATCTGAACATTGTTCTTGGCGACAAGTTCGGAGACGTGTACGGAGAGTCTGTGGAggatctgctcaaggtggagggAGAACTCAAAGACGAGCCTGTGCTGGGCCATGTCTCCATGCTCACagctctggagctgggCTACGACTCCAAGGATCGACCTTACGTCATTTCTGCCGACCGAGACGAGCACATTCGAATCAGTCGGTTCCCCGCTTCCCACGTCATTGAGCAGTTCTGCTTTGGCCACCAGCAGTTTGTCTCCAGCCTGTTGATCAACGATCTCGATGCCTCCATTCTCTTCTCTGCCGGTGGAGATGACGAGATCTTTGTGTGGGACTGGCTCAATGgcaagcagctgcagaagctgTCTCTGCGAGAGCACGTCGAGAGCTACCTTAACGAGGCCCACATTTATGTCGACAAGAAGGGCGTTGCTACCACCCACAAGGAGATCACAGTGTCTTCTCTGcagcagatcaaggacACTCCTTACCTGCTCGTCAACGTCGAGAGCACCAACGCTATTATTGTGCTCAAGATTGTCGacaacaagctggaggTTGCCTCTGTCTTCGCCACTGAGGCTCATGTCATTTCTTTCAGCGTGGCTGGCAACCTCCTGGTGACCTCTGAAGTTGGCTCTGAGGGAGTCAAGGCAtacaccatcaccgacgGAGTCGTGACCAAGAGTGACAAGGAGATTCCCTTTGGCTCTTGCGAGTACGAGGACGATTCCGAGCTCATTTCTCTCTTCAGCACCAAGTCGTTGCGAAAGCGAGGAGAGTTCTAAGTGGTTTGTTTCTTGACGGGGTTCTAACAATGGAGGGAGGTGTTACTTGCAAAGAGTAGCCAGCATATGTACAACAATGCCTCGAGGAGGTTTAAAAGTAACTATTGAATACATGATAGATTTTTATTGATTGAACAGACGTATCCTAGTGTACTTGTGACAGACCACACACTTGGAGGGCTGGCCCCATCAACTAATTTCTCCTCTATTTTTAGTTTAAGTTCACAAGgttggattttttttcggGGAGTGTCTCAGGTGGCTTCAGCGCATACTGTATCGAGAGAAGAACACCCACGTCACGTTTCGTTTCGTGGTTAGGTTGCCCAGCTAAATGAAAAATAGGCCGATCATCATCCTTCCACGTGATATCTGAGCTGTGTAGGAGCTCAAGTtgactgtttttttttttgcttttgcCACCCCAGAACGAATACGAATACCTAAATACACGTGCCCTCAGCGCAAGTGGACTCACCACATCGTCGTGGGCTACAGTTCAAGGGCACCATCTACGGCTCTCTCCACACGTCGTTCTTTTTTCCTTAGCCTTTTTTGCAGTGCGCGTGTCCCAAACCCCAGCTCTACACACCAGCACAAACAAAGTTAAGCTCAGGGTTGTCGTTGAGGTCGCTTACTGTAGTCAGTGCTCGTATGGTTCGTTCAATTTTCGCCAAAAATCGTTTTGCCTTTGTATCTTGGGAATAACATCAACTGTGGTTCTTCAACAGGCCTAAGGAACGAAACAAGCCGGACCAAGATCAGGTTCAAGGTGAGTACTGAGAAGGAATAGAAGGCCTAAAGGCGCAAACCGACAGGTGGCAACAGCTCCACACCGACCACGAAGGCCACGAAATCAAGGGGTCCTAAAGTTAGTCTTTGTGGCCTCGACGGTCAGCGAAAACGCGAGACCACAACGCGATCAGAACCAGGACCTAAACAACACAGGACGGGGTCACAATAGGCTTGAACAGCAAGTACAAGCTGTGATCTCTCTATATTTGATTCTCAAACCACCCCTGACTACTTCAGCGCCTCTGTGACACAGCCCCCCTATCATCcgactaacacagatgcTACAAGCAGCTATTGGAAAGATTGTGGGATTTGCGGTCAACCGACCCATCCACACAGTTGTCCTGACGTCCATCGTGGCGTCAACCGCATACCTCGCCATCCTCGACATTGCCATCCCGGGTTTCGAGGGCACACAACCCATCTCATACTACCACCCTGCAGCAAAATCTTACGACAACCCTGCTGATTGGACCCACATTGCAGAGGCCGACATCCCTTCAGACGCCTACCGACTTGCATTTGCCCAGATCCGTGTCAGTGATGTTCAGGGCGGAGAGGCCCCCACCATCCCTGGCGCCGTGGCCGTGTCTGATCTCGACCACAGAATCGTCATGGACTACAAACAGTGGGCCCCCTGGACCGCCAGCAACGAGCAGATCGCCTCGGAGAACCACATCTGGAAGCACTCCTTCAAGGACCACGTGGCCTTCAGCTGGATCAAGTGGTTCCGATGGGCCTACCTGCGTTTGTCCACTCTCATCCAGGGGGCAGACAACTTCGACATTGCCGTGGTCGCCCTTGGCTATCTTGCCATGCACTACACCTTCTTCAGTCTCTTCCGATCCATGCGAAAGGTTGGCTCGCACTTTTGGCTTGCCTCCATGGCTCTGGTCTCTTCCACCTTCGCTTTCCTGCTTGCGGTGGTGGCTTCCTCTAGCCTGGGTTACCGACCTAGCATGATCACCATGTCCGAGGGCCTGCCCTTCCTCGTGGTCGCCATTGGCTTTGACCGAAAGGTCAACCTGGCTAGCGAGGTGCTCACATCCAAGAGCAGCCAGCTCGCTCCCATGGTGCAGGTGATCACAAAGATCGCCTCCAAGGCGCTGTTTGAGTACAGCCTTGAGGTGGCCGCCCTGTTTGCTGGCGCCTATACCGGAGTTCCTCGACTGTCCCAGTTTTGCTTCTTATCTGCTTGGATCCTCATCTTCGACTACATGTTTTTGCTGACCTTCTACTCTGCTGTCCTTGCTATCAAGTTTGAGATCAATCACATTAAGCGAAACCGAATGATCCAGGatgctctcaaggaggatgGTGtatctgctgctgttgccgAGAAGGTAGCCGACTCTTCTCCCGACGCCAAGCTCGACCGAAAGTCCGACGTTTCTCTTTTTGGAGCCTCTGGCGCCATTGCGGTGTTCAAGATCTTCATGGTCCTTGGGTTCCTTGGTCTCAACCTCATCAACCTGACTGCCATCCCTCACCTTGGCAAGGCGGCCGCCGCTGCCCAGTCTGTGACTCCCATCACCCTCTCCCCCGAGCTTCTCCATGCCATCCCCGCCTCTGTGCCCGTTGTTGTCACCTTTGTGCCCAGCGTTGTGTACGAGCACTCCCAGCTCATTctgcagctggaggacgcCCTCACTACCTTCCTGGCTGCCTGCTCCAAAACTATTGGTGACCCCGtcatctccaagtacatCTTCCTGTGCCTGATGGTCTCCACCGCCCTGAACGTCTACCTGTTTGGAGCCACCCGAGAAGTTGTGCGAACCCAGTCTGTGAAGGTGGTTGAGAAGCACGTTCCTATCGTCATTGAGAAGCCCAgcgagaaggaggaggacacCTCTTCTGAAGACTCCATTGAGCTGACTGTCGGAAAGCAGCCCAAGCCCGTGACCGAGACCCGTTCTCTGGACGACCTAGAGGCTATCATGAAGGCAGGTAAGACCaagcttctggaggaccACGAGGTTGTCAAGCTCTCTCTCGAGGGCAAGCTTCCTTTGTATGCTCTTGAGAAGCAGCTTGGTGACAACACCCGAGCTGTTGGCATCCGACGATCTATCATCTCCCAGCAGTCTAATACCAAGACTTTAGAGACCTCAAAGCTTCCTTACCTGCACTACGACTACGACCGTGTTTTTGGAGCCTGTTGCGAGAACGTTATTGGTTACATGCCTCTCCCCGTTGGTGTTGCTGGCCCCATGAACATTGATGGCAAGAACTACCACATTCCTATGGCCACCACTGAGGGTTGTCTTGTTGCCTCAACCATGCGAGGTTGCAAGGCCATCAACGCCGGTGGCGGTGTTACCACTGTGCTTACTCAGGACGGTATGACACGAGGTCCTTGTGTTTCCTTCCCCTCTCTCAAGCGGGCTGGAGCCGCTAAGATCTGGCTTGATTCCGAGGAGGGTCTCAAGTCCATGCGAAAGGCCTtcaactccacctctcGATTTGCTCGTCTCCAGTCTCTTCACTCTACCCTTGCTGGTAACCTGCTGTTTATTCGATTCCGAACCACCACTGGTGATGCCATGGGCATGAACATGATCTCCAAGGGCGTCGAACACTCTCTGGCCGTCATGGTCAAGGAGTACGGCTTCCCTGATATGGAcattgtgtctgtctcGGGTAACTACTGCACTGACAAGAAGCCCGCAGCGATCAACTGGATCGAAGGCCGAGGCAAGAGTGTTGTTGCCGAAGCCACCATCCCTGCTCACATTGTCAAGTCTGTTCTCAAAAGTGAGGTTGACgctcttgttgagctcaaCATCAGCAAGAATCTGATCGGTAGTGCCATGGCTGGCTCTGTGGGAGGTTTCAATGCACACGCCGCAAACCTGGTGACCGCCATCTACCTTGCCACTGGCCAGGATCCTGCTCAGAATGTCGAGTCTTCCAACTGCATCACGCTGATGAGCAACGTCGACGGTAACCTGCTCATCTCCGTTTCCATGCCTTCTATCGAGGTCGGTACCATTGGTGGAGGTACTATTTTGGAGCCCCAGGGGGCTATGCTGGAGATGCTTGGCGTGCGAGGTCCTCACATCGAGACCCCCGGTGCCAACGCCCAACAGCTTGCTCGCATCATTGCTTCTGGAGTTCTTGCAGCGGAGCTTTCGCTGTGTTCTGCTCTTGCTGCCGGCCATCTTGTGCAAAGTCATATGACCCACAACCGGTCCCAGGCTCCTACTCCGGCCAAGCAGTCTCAGGCCGATCTGCAGCGTCTACAAAACGGTTCGAATATTTGCATACGGTCATAGGTGTACAATAGTGAAGGAAACAGAGttaataaatatatacaattAGTGTACGTACATCTGGTAGAACAATGTGTTGGCATAATTAGGGACGGTATGAACTGAGTCCTGCCAACCTGATGCTAACTAATGTGTGGTTGTAATTGGACTGGGTCGATTTTCGAGAAATAAACCAATAAACGAACACGTTGTTCCTAGCCCCTTTAAAGAGAcagtgcaagtactgtacatactgtacttagAAGCATactggtatgtactgtatgtactgtacatgctTCATCTGGCTGGATCAAAGACGATGATCAATACACAGGGACCCAACGGGAATAGAAATCACATaggtgtacaagtattttATAATAACAAGTAACCAAAGAAGCTGTCTTAGTTGGTCGGTTCTAGTACTCCAGATTGGTATGTCCCCTATGTAATACTTACGTCGATTTTAATAAAGTTCATGCACACCACCATCTAACATCTCAGCCAAGTTTACTCCACACCATTATCATTACACACGCAGCACTTCTGGTATGGCATCTCTAGCAACATTTCAGGTGGAGAACGACATTGTGGACGTCGACAGCACGCCCCAACAAGGATTTGATCGAGACgacctgtacaagtacgacgatGTTGAACAAAAGGCGATCCTTGCAGCCCATCCATGGAGAACAGATCCCTCGTACTTTCGGAACGTGCTGGTGTCTTCAATTGCATTGGTGAAGATGGCGATGCATGCTCGATCAGGTGGTGCTATTGAGGTCATGGGAATGATGACTGGAAAGATCTTGCCCAACACATTTGTTGTCATGGACTGCTATCCTCTTCCAGTGGAGGGTACAGAGACAAGGGTCAATGCCCAGCAGGAGGGTATCGAGTTCATGGTGGAGTATCTGCAGGGCCTCAAGGACGTGGGACGCCGAGAAAACATTGTCGGATGGTACCATTCGCATCCCGGCTACGGTTGTTGGCTCAGTGGTATTGACGTGGACACACAGTTTCAGAACCAGCAGTTCCAGGAACCGTTCctggcggtggtggtggaccCCAACCGAACCATCTCAGCTGGAAAGGTCGAGATCGGTGCTTTCCGAACCTATCCCAAGGATTACAAGccccccaagaaggctaCTAAACAAAACCAGGACCAGAGCGTGCCTTTatccaaggccaaggactACGGAGCGCACTCTGAGCGATACTACGAGCTGGACGTGTCATTTTTCAAGTCCTCGCTGGATGAAAACCTGCTGCAATTACTCTGGAACAAAAACTGGGCCGCCACCTTATCTCAGTCGACTATTCAGCTAAACCACGACTACACATCCAAGCTGATGCTTGATCTGAGTGAGAAGAATGCACAGCTAGCGATCGGGCTCGGCGAGAAAACTCCCCAGTCTCAGGGTCGAGGTTTCCGAGAGGCTATGTCAAAGGCTGACAACGAGCCTCACACTAACCTGCTCAACTACAGCACAAAGGGCCAGTGGGAGGCTGTGAACCGGTCTGTAAAGGATGGAGTTCAGATCGGGTCCGACGAGCTGCAGGGTCTCATGTCTCTTGAGATCCAGAGACGGCTGTTTGGTCGAGCGAAGTAGGAGGTATAGCATATTTAATTTAACGAATTCATCAATACAAGGAGGGACAGAAGTGACAGCACGACGACATACATTTTATCTTAGCAAGGAGTCACTGTAGATATTAGTCACTGtatactacagtatgtacagtagattCTGGTTCAACTGTGGTACATGCTGGTGCAAAAATGTGATACAAATGCTCAATTACCACAACTTTTCTCACCAACTTACACGAGTTATGTCCACATACTCGTAGGTGCTACAATACAGCATCGATCGAATACAAATACTACCCAGAACACTGGAAACCGTGTTCAACTACATGAGGAGTTGATTTTATGTGGGGTTATATTAtttataaaaaaaaaaaaaaaaaaaaaaaaacctgaCGAATCAAGACTCTTAGTTGAGGGGCTCCATGGAGATCTCAACGTACTGAGGGTTGACACAGGaagcggcagcagcctcaacAGCAGTGGGCCGGAGCTCCCACATGCCGTTCTGGACCTGACAGGCAATGAAGCCCTGGTTCTGGTAGGTGAGTCGGTTATCTCGGTAAGAAAAGCCGGTCAGACCGTTTCGGACCTGGTTTCGGTCAGTGAATCGCATGGAAGCCTGGTTGCCGAGCTGGATGAATCGTCCCTGGTTATCAACGAGCTGGCCACGGTAAGAGAGCTGGCCCTGGAACTGGTTCAAGTTGCCGTGGCTTCGGTTGTCGACAAGCATGAGACGGCCGTCATTCTGGACGATTCGGGAGTCCCGGAATTGCTGGTTGTTGGCAATTCGGAGCTGGGAGTCCTGGTATCGAGCAAGACCGTTCTGTCGGGCACCGTTCAGAGAAACGGTGACGGGCTTCGAGCAAGGAGCTCGACCAGCATACAcctggtggaggtggtcgGAAGACCGCTGGTTGTCAGAAATATCGTAGGCATTGCCGTACTGATCAACGGGGCAGGCCtggaactgctgctggtcgTTGTATCTCCAAGAGACACGGTTATCACCAAATCGCtggatgttgatgttgttgtttcgTCGGGTAGACAAGGCGAGCCGGCCGTTGTCAACGCCGACGTATCGAGCGGAGGCGTCGGGACCAGCAATGTTCAGATCACCGGCGATATCGATGAAAACATTGACCTCTCGAAGAGGAGAACCATTGATGTCTCGGGCGTCACCAAAGTAGAGGTTTCGGCCGTCGGTTCGCATGGCAATGTTGCGATTGTCTCGCTGAGCAGCCATGTGGTAGACGTAGTCAGACTGGGGCCATTGGTACAGAGATTGGTCAATACCGGCAAGGGAGTATCGACCGTTGTCGGTGTACTGCTCACCCTGTTCGGCAAGAGCCAGGGAGGCAACGAGGGCGAGGGCGGAGGTGGAAAACTTCATTGTTAAAAGGTGTTGTTGATAGAATCGAATGGGCTGATAGCTAGAGAATGAGTAGGGATATGGAGGGGTTTATATAGTAACGCAAGTTGTAGAGGTCCTACAATTGTAGAAGTCATAGGATCCCTAAACATACCTTACAAGACAAGTTGAGAGAACAAGGAATCCGTCAGACCTTACAACCTGAACGTGATGTTCCCCCAATCTTGATCTTTTGGTCTTTCCCTTTTTGCCAGAGGAAGTTAGAAATCCGTGAAAGTGTGAGAGGAGTAAGAGTCGCGGTGTAGTCTCTCTGtaaaacaaaaaataaaaataaaaaaactAGATACAAGAGTGTAGAGCTTCATCATTCGAGATACCACTCAACtttgagctgctccagcaccaACCACAGCTATCAATCTTCGCACGTAGAGTAAAGACAGAATCATGCTGCTTCTGGTAATTGAAATGTTGTGTGGGTTATTATTCAACTGTCCAAATCGGGCAGGTCGGCTTTAACACATCTAATGGTGGGGGTAAGCAAGTCATTAAATCATCCAACGGTTTAAGTGGCTTGTGTAAAGTATTTCGAAGAACATACCGTACCGATCCAATAGTACGACTTAATGGTACGACACCAATAAACAAACATATTTGCACCATTTAATAGACACTTCTTCTGTTGCGTTGTTACAAGACCACAATTGAAATCTATTCTTAGATCAGAAGATATTGTTGAGATGCTTGCTACCTATACTGACAGCCGATATCCAGCACTACTCACCGCTTATTGAGATTCTTCCTCATTAGGAAACTCCCACAACTTGAGACTACAGTCAACCGGCCTATCTTCCTCCCCCGCGCGCTCGCCAGAACTGGTAGCCACAACACCTATTCCCGTCAGTGGGTTGGAAGCGACAGCAGACACAGGAGAAGAGTGAGCTTTCCAAGACGACTCACACAAGCGATCAATGCCCATATCTATATCCTCCCATGTGTTGACATGACCGTCCACAGTTCCTGCCACCAGTCCGCGTCCTGTGATTGTCTTATCAGCCCACAGTCTCTGGCTAGTCTTACCATCCCAGCCTCCTAGGGTAGCGACGTGTCGGAGACCCATGCGGACGTCCAGAACAGGTATTTCAATGGCTCCTCTGCAAATCAAATGCAAATAATTCTCGTTGGGCGACCACAATGTTTGACAAATACCCTGGGCGGTAGGTGCAGAGCTGGTTTTGGCAACTTCCCCCATAGTGTCAAAGTCGTAGAGAGCTAGACTTCCCGAAAACGAGGAGACAGCGACCTGCTTGGATGCATGCGAAATGTGTGACACCAGGCCGAAACTGGGCATGTCCCATTGGTATTCGGGTTCTGAGCCGACGTTGTTGACATTAAAGAGTGCCAGACGACGTTCTGAACCTGCGAATAGGTAGTCTGAACCAGGTCTAAAGGCAACACTCGATGGAGTGAGGAATTGTTCGTTGCTCATGTCGGTCCACTTGTAGCATCCCACAGATTGACTTCCACCCAGAACGTTCGTAATCTGAATCGGCATTCCCCTTTGGCTCACTACCGCAAAGCAGGAAGAGTAATCTGCCAGTTGGAAGCCGGGAAAGACGGAAAAGGAAACAATTGGACTCGAGAAAAACGTTCGCGTGTACGGATACAGATTGTGGGGCTGCTTTTCTTTGTTGGACAGCAGATCAGGGGGAACAACAAACAGTCTCAGGGCATGATCTTCATTATTGGTGATTAACGACGAGCCGTCTGGAGTCCACACTGTCTGCTTGAACACGTCAGCTGAGCGCTTGCCTGTCCAGGTCTTTGCTCGATTGGCAGAACCAGCCACGCGAGTCTCCAGTTCCATGCCTTGAAACATGT
This genomic interval from Yarrowia lipolytica chromosome 1E, complete sequence contains the following:
- a CDS encoding uncharacterized protein (Compare to YALI0E04851g, similar to uniprot|Q6C6S0 Yarrowia lipolytica YALI0E06787g), with protein sequence MLVQKCDTNAQLPQLFSPTYTSYVHILVGATIQHRSNTNTTQNTGNRVQLHEELILCGVILFIKKKKKKKKPDESRLLVEGLHGDLNVLRVDTGSGSSLNSSGPELPHAVLDLTGNEALVLVGESVISVRKAGQTVSDLVSVSESHGSLVAELDESSLVINELATVRELALELVQVAVASVVDKHETAVILDDSGVPELLVVGNSELGVLVSSKTVLSGTVQRNGDGLRARSSTSIHLVEVVGRPLVVRNIVGIAVLINGAGLELLLVVVSPRDTVITKSLDVDVVVSSGRQGEPAVVNADVSSGGVGTSNVQITGDIDENIDLSKRRTIDVSGVTKVEVSAVGSHGNVAIVSLSSHVVDVVRLGPLVQRLVNTGKGVSTVVGVLLTLFGKSQGGNEGEGGGGKLHC
- a CDS encoding uncharacterized protein (Compare to YALI0E04873g, weakly similar to uniprot|O59762 Schizosaccharomyces pombe possible guanine nucleotide- binding protein, similar to Saccharomyces cerevisiae YNL187W; ancestral locus Anc_2.66), coding for MLLAQLQALAPTRLSKMIPSLEIPNLVADTGSTYTHSISESLVNEDIQLANMFQGMELETRVAGSANRAKTWTGKRSADVFKQTVWTPDGSSLITNNEDHALRLFVVPPDLLSNKEKQPHNLYPYTRTFFSSPIVSFSVFPGFQLADYSSCFAVVSQRGMPIQITNVLGGSQSVGCYKWTDMSNEQFLTPSSVAFRPGSDYLFAGSERRLALFNVNNVGSEPEYQWDMPSFGLVSHISHASKQVAVSSFSGSLALYDFDTMGEVAKTSSAPTAQGICQTLWSPNENYLHLICRGAIEIPVLDVRMGLRHVATLGGWDGKTSQRLWADKTITGRGLVAGTVDGHVNTWEDIDMGIDRLCESSWKAHSSPVSAVASNPLTGIGVVATSSGERAGEEDRPVDCSLKLWEFPNEEESQ